In the genome of Mycoplasma seminis, one region contains:
- a CDS encoding HAD family hydrolase, with product MKKPEIIFIDLDGTTLDTPEKEFWLRNATPYTKQILSELNKTIPVVIATGRGVSPKTAGIVKGITGSETYIAWNGAKTVENGEIVNEEIMPKEVAQALFDELSKNFCFVVYNSNAREQAYVKNRIMRWFMGFGKANAHSYKEYKNDFPVYKALVWSLSAKKMQKLAKKWQKKFEGVLEVSLSGSKNNILEITKANCSKGDEELRYCLSKGIDPKNAMHIGDSMNDASTKGKIGTLVAMQNSVQELKDIADDVTEFTCAQSGLAKYLEQFLDK from the coding sequence ATGAAAAAACCAGAAATTATTTTTATCGACTTAGATGGAACAACACTTGATACACCTGAAAAAGAATTTTGACTTAGAAATGCTACTCCATATACTAAACAAATTCTTAGTGAATTAAATAAAACTATTCCTGTAGTTATTGCTACTGGTAGAGGTGTTTCACCTAAAACAGCCGGAATTGTTAAAGGAATCACAGGAAGTGAAACTTATATAGCTTGAAACGGGGCTAAAACAGTTGAAAATGGTGAAATAGTAAACGAAGAAATCATGCCTAAAGAAGTTGCTCAAGCTTTATTTGATGAATTATCTAAAAACTTCTGTTTTGTAGTTTATAACTCAAATGCTAGAGAACAAGCTTATGTTAAAAACCGTATCATGAGATGATTTATGGGATTTGGAAAAGCAAATGCGCATTCATATAAAGAATACAAAAATGATTTTCCAGTTTATAAAGCACTTGTTTGATCTTTATCAGCTAAGAAAATGCAAAAATTAGCTAAAAAATGACAAAAGAAATTTGAGGGTGTTTTAGAAGTTTCTCTTTCAGGTTCAAAAAATAATATTTTAGAAATCACTAAAGCAAATTGTTCAAAAGGTGATGAAGAACTTAGATATTGTCTTTCAAAAGGAATTGATCCAAAAAACGCAATGCACATTGGAGATTCAATGAATGACGCTTCAACAAAAGGTAAAATTGGTACATTAGTTGCAATGCAAAACTCAGTTCAAGAATTAAAAGATATTGCTGATGATGTAACAGAATTTACATGTGCTCAAAGTGGACTTGCTAAATATTTAGAACAATTTCTTGATAAATAA
- a CDS encoding IS30 family transposase, giving the protein MLKENFSISEIAKITGFSKSSISREITYNADLYGYTAEYAQYKHDMRNKWKYYFKLRNKIEKYPNFTNVFIDKFNKRSFGVKLTHTYIKFNYNFEFPSYRTVFNWINSNAWEITKEDRLRRHYKKGGKRTKSAVEFLVGARWVRPFWTRPQKINDRSEFGHWEVDFIVGKSGKENYNLLTFTERKTRYGIIKKIKGKNPWNVAEVLWNLIREKQLNVKSITADNGFEFSKLFYLGYRLQIIIYRADPYASFQKGGNENFNGLVRRFFPKGTNFNNISEEEILAVQNEINNMPREIFNWQSADELFYDWNYYKDKWTPIPGDERFFIRNNLKRKSNTAKNKFFKNKSKF; this is encoded by the coding sequence TTGTTAAAAGAAAATTTTAGTATATCTGAAATTGCGAAAATTACTGGATTTTCAAAGAGCTCTATATCTAGAGAAATTACATACAATGCTGATTTATACGGGTATACGGCTGAATACGCACAATATAAACATGATATGAGAAATAAGTGAAAATATTATTTTAAGTTGCGCAATAAAATCGAAAAATATCCAAATTTTACAAATGTTTTTATAGATAAATTTAACAAACGTTCATTTGGAGTTAAACTGACACATACATATATTAAGTTTAATTATAATTTTGAATTTCCTTCATATAGAACTGTTTTTAATTGGATAAATTCAAACGCTTGAGAAATAACAAAAGAAGATAGGTTGAGACGTCATTATAAAAAAGGAGGAAAAAGAACTAAGAGTGCAGTTGAATTTCTAGTTGGTGCAAGATGAGTTAGACCATTTTGAACTAGACCTCAGAAAATAAATGATAGGTCAGAATTCGGTCATTGAGAAGTTGATTTTATCGTTGGAAAATCCGGAAAGGAAAACTATAACTTGTTAACTTTTACAGAAAGAAAAACAAGATACGGAATAATTAAAAAGATAAAGGGTAAAAATCCATGAAATGTTGCAGAGGTTTTATGAAATTTAATTAGAGAAAAACAATTAAATGTTAAAAGCATAACAGCTGATAATGGATTTGAGTTCTCAAAACTTTTTTATCTAGGATATAGGCTTCAAATTATTATTTATCGTGCAGACCCATATGCTTCATTTCAAAAAGGAGGAAACGAAAACTTTAATGGTTTAGTTAGAAGATTCTTTCCAAAAGGCACAAATTTTAATAATATTTCTGAAGAAGAAATATTGGCTGTACAAAATGAAATAAATAATATGCCTAGGGAAATTTTCAATTGACAATCAGCTGATGAACTATTCTATGACTGAAATTATTATAAGGATAAATGGACACCAATACCAGGTGATGAACGCTTTTTTATCAGAAACAATTTAAAAAGAAAATCGAATACAGCAAAAAACAAATTTTTTAAAAATAAAAGTAAATTTTAG
- the ffh gene encoding signal recognition particle protein yields the protein MLDFLEKRMQKSLAKMAKKTTLNEEDIQEVTREVKLALLEADVNLRVVKEFINNVKAKALEDGVIIGKLNPSQQMIKIFHDELVNVLGGKTQEVKITKKPYIIMMCGLQGSGKTTATAKLAYFFRKKKHVANPLVVAADIYRPAAVDQLVTLAKGIQVDYFQQGVDVPAEEIVQNALKQAEANKNDLIIIDTAGRLAIDEKLMNELANIKSIAHPDEILFVADAMSGQDIINVATAFNDKLKLSGVIITKLDSDARGGAALSLRQVLNVPIRFIGTGEKTSNLEVFHPDRMADRILGMGDVMTLIEQASEAIDEDKAKNMVERIFAGQFTLDDLMEQIKQMKQLGKFSKILKMLPGGLSAKVSEEEIDKAEEKMQLYQILMSSMTKKERKNPKLLKQASRKERILKGSGRSAQEYNKLLNDFDAMSKKMTDLANNFKKTGGFGGFGGF from the coding sequence ATGTTAGATTTTTTAGAAAAAAGAATGCAAAAAAGCTTAGCTAAAATGGCTAAAAAAACCACATTAAATGAAGAAGATATTCAAGAAGTTACTCGTGAAGTAAAACTTGCACTACTTGAAGCTGACGTTAACCTTAGAGTGGTTAAGGAATTTATTAACAATGTTAAAGCAAAAGCACTTGAAGATGGTGTGATTATTGGAAAATTAAACCCTTCGCAACAAATGATTAAAATTTTCCATGATGAGCTTGTTAATGTACTTGGTGGTAAAACTCAAGAAGTTAAAATTACTAAAAAACCATACATTATTATGATGTGTGGACTTCAAGGTTCAGGGAAAACTACAGCAACTGCAAAACTTGCTTATTTCTTTAGAAAGAAAAAACATGTTGCTAATCCACTTGTAGTAGCTGCTGATATTTATCGTCCAGCCGCTGTGGATCAACTTGTGACTCTTGCAAAAGGGATTCAAGTAGATTATTTCCAACAAGGTGTAGATGTACCAGCTGAAGAAATTGTGCAAAATGCCTTAAAACAAGCAGAAGCAAATAAAAATGATTTAATTATTATCGATACTGCTGGTAGACTTGCAATTGATGAAAAATTAATGAATGAACTTGCTAATATTAAATCAATAGCACATCCAGATGAAATTTTATTTGTTGCTGATGCTATGTCAGGTCAAGATATTATTAATGTTGCTACAGCATTTAATGATAAATTAAAACTTAGTGGTGTAATTATTACAAAACTTGACTCAGATGCTCGTGGCGGAGCTGCTCTTAGCCTTCGTCAAGTACTTAATGTTCCGATTAGATTCATTGGTACAGGTGAAAAAACTTCTAATTTAGAAGTTTTCCACCCAGATAGAATGGCTGATAGAATCCTTGGAATGGGTGATGTAATGACACTTATTGAACAAGCTTCTGAAGCAATTGATGAAGATAAAGCTAAAAATATGGTGGAAAGAATTTTTGCTGGTCAATTTACTCTTGATGATTTAATGGAGCAAATTAAGCAAATGAAACAACTTGGTAAATTCTCAAAAATTCTTAAAATGCTTCCAGGTGGGTTATCCGCTAAAGTTAGTGAAGAAGAAATTGATAAAGCTGAAGAAAAAATGCAGTTATATCAAATCTTAATGTCTTCAATGACTAAAAAAGAAAGAAAGAATCCTAAATTATTAAAACAAGCTTCACGTAAAGAAAGAATCCTTAAAGGTAGCGGTAGAAGTGCTCAAGAATACAATAAATTACTTAATGATTTTGATGCTATGAGCAAGAAAATGACAGATTTAGCTAATAACTTTAAGAAAACAGGTGGATTCGGAGGATTTGGTGGTTTTTAA
- a CDS encoding YgjP-like metallopeptidase domain-containing protein, translating to MKKDKYQGYEQRQIQYKNKTIPYLLKYDNINSYAKRSFQDGVFSIVLNKNNLINPDKIMGAYLKRMGEYYGYMLSCDYNEFMFLGEMYSYTYKNFGLIIIKKLSNNEIWKTLDASANKQDDKNYIYSIVKEFIKDELLKILQQFTTECFQNKIPNGYLYPSVEISFNQSNYYGIYYSKNAKTKAPLIKYVFLSHVFPLSVLKYLAVHEASHHIIRVLNPTRSAGHNKFFWKIVNDLEPNSKKLDWELKNFSSDRYLNK from the coding sequence ATGAAAAAAGATAAATACCAAGGATATGAACAAAGACAAATTCAATACAAGAATAAAACCATTCCTTATTTACTAAAATATGACAATATTAATTCATATGCGAAACGCAGTTTTCAAGATGGTGTTTTTAGTATTGTACTAAACAAAAACAACTTAATTAATCCAGATAAAATTATGGGTGCATATCTTAAAAGAATGGGCGAATATTATGGTTATATGTTAAGTTGCGACTATAACGAATTTATGTTTTTAGGTGAAATGTATTCTTATACTTATAAAAATTTTGGTCTTATAATTATTAAGAAACTTAGCAACAATGAAATATGGAAAACCCTTGATGCAAGTGCTAATAAACAAGATGATAAGAATTATATTTATTCAATTGTTAAAGAATTTATTAAAGATGAATTATTAAAAATATTGCAACAATTCACTACTGAATGTTTTCAAAACAAAATTCCAAACGGATATTTATACCCTAGTGTGGAAATTTCATTTAATCAAAGTAATTATTATGGTATTTATTATAGTAAAAACGCTAAAACTAAAGCTCCTTTAATTAAATATGTATTTTTATCACACGTATTTCCTTTATCAGTTCTAAAATATTTAGCAGTTCATGAAGCTTCCCATCATATTATTAGAGTTCTAAATCCTACTAGAAGTGCTGGACATAATAAATTCTTTTGAAAAATAGTTAATGATTTAGAACCTAATTCGAAAAAACTAGATTGAGAATTAAAAAACTTTTCTTCTGATAGATATTTAAATAAATAA
- a CDS encoding phosphoketolase family protein: MKKTLFDEKEYLDKVHAWWRAANFLSAAQIYLRNNPLMKGGLKAEDVKMYPIGHWGTIPGQNLIYAHLNRVINKYGVNMFYIEGPGHGGQVMISNSYLDGSYTELFPEITQDEDGIRKMCKRFSFPGGTASHAAPETPGSIHEGGELGYSLSHATGAILDNPDIIAAAVIGDGEAETGPLAAGWFSSSFINPVNDGAVLPIIHINGGKISNPTILCRKTNEEITSMLAGFGWEAIIVEANVFDQEGVHQLMADAFDKAVERILEIQAEARKKPAEEATRPIWPALVVRTPKGWTCPHKINGQTYEGSFRSHQVPLPVTSENPELLGELEAWFKSYRPEELFDEDGKFKKEYAEIAPKGDKRMAMQPITNGGVNPRALNLPNWKEFALEIKKPGEFKDQDMVIAGNWFADVIKRNPDNFRVFGPDETKSNRLFAVLKLTNRQWLERVDAELDEAVGPVGRVIDSQLSEHQAEGFLEGYVLTGRHGFFASYESFLRVVDSMLTQHMKWLAKARKISWRNDYPSLNVIATSTAFQQDHNGYTHQDPGILGHLADKKPELIREYLPADANSLLAVLDKAFTERDVINLIVASKQPRDQFYNVEEAQELVDKGLKVIDWASTTKEGEEPDLVVVASGTEPNLEALATVSILNKHFPEMKIRFVNVVDLLRLRHPSIDPRGLSDEEFNAIFTENKPVLFAFHGFEGLIRDIFFSRKNHNLFVHGYRENGDITTSFDIRLMSEMDRFHMSITAANAVYGDRSQEFVELMNEKIAYHNRYIKEVGIDIDEVRYWKWEGLNK; the protein is encoded by the coding sequence ATGAAAAAAACTTTATTTGATGAAAAAGAATATTTAGATAAAGTACATGCTTGATGACGTGCTGCTAACTTTTTATCAGCAGCTCAAATCTACTTAAGAAATAACCCTCTTATGAAAGGTGGATTAAAAGCTGAAGACGTTAAGATGTACCCAATCGGTCACTGAGGAACAATCCCAGGACAAAACTTAATTTATGCTCACTTAAACCGTGTTATTAACAAATATGGTGTAAACATGTTCTATATTGAAGGACCAGGACACGGAGGTCAAGTTATGATTTCTAACTCATACCTTGACGGAAGTTACACAGAATTATTCCCTGAAATCACACAAGATGAAGACGGAATTAGAAAAATGTGTAAAAGATTCTCATTCCCTGGTGGAACTGCATCACATGCTGCTCCAGAAACACCTGGATCAATTCACGAAGGTGGAGAATTAGGTTACTCATTATCACACGCAACAGGAGCTATTTTAGATAACCCTGATATTATTGCTGCTGCAGTTATCGGAGATGGTGAAGCTGAAACAGGTCCTCTTGCTGCTGGATGATTCTCATCATCATTCATTAACCCAGTAAATGACGGTGCTGTATTACCAATTATTCACATTAATGGTGGAAAAATTTCTAACCCAACAATTTTATGTCGTAAAACAAATGAAGAAATTACTTCAATGTTAGCTGGATTCGGATGAGAAGCAATTATTGTTGAAGCTAATGTATTCGACCAAGAAGGTGTTCACCAATTAATGGCTGATGCATTTGACAAAGCTGTTGAAAGAATTTTAGAAATTCAAGCTGAAGCTAGAAAAAAACCAGCTGAAGAAGCTACAAGACCAATTTGGCCTGCACTTGTTGTTCGTACACCAAAAGGATGAACATGTCCACACAAAATTAATGGACAAACATACGAAGGAAGCTTTAGATCTCACCAAGTTCCACTTCCTGTTACATCAGAAAACCCAGAATTATTAGGTGAATTAGAAGCATGATTCAAATCATACCGTCCAGAAGAATTATTCGACGAAGACGGAAAATTCAAAAAAGAATATGCTGAAATCGCTCCTAAAGGTGACAAGAGAATGGCTATGCAACCAATCACAAATGGTGGTGTAAACCCAAGAGCTCTTAACTTACCAAACTGAAAAGAATTCGCATTAGAAATCAAAAAACCAGGTGAATTTAAAGATCAAGATATGGTTATTGCTGGAAACTGATTTGCTGATGTTATTAAGAGAAACCCAGATAACTTCCGTGTATTTGGACCAGATGAAACAAAATCAAATAGATTATTCGCAGTACTTAAATTAACAAACAGACAATGACTTGAAAGAGTTGATGCTGAACTTGATGAAGCTGTTGGACCAGTTGGAAGAGTTATCGATTCACAACTTTCAGAACACCAAGCAGAAGGATTCTTAGAAGGATATGTTCTTACAGGACGTCACGGATTCTTCGCATCATATGAATCATTCTTAAGAGTTGTTGACTCAATGTTAACACAACACATGAAATGACTTGCTAAAGCACGTAAAATTTCATGAAGAAATGATTACCCATCACTTAACGTTATTGCTACATCTACAGCATTCCAACAAGACCACAACGGATACACACACCAAGATCCAGGTATTTTAGGACACTTAGCTGACAAGAAACCAGAATTAATTCGTGAATACTTACCAGCTGATGCTAACTCATTACTTGCTGTTTTAGATAAAGCATTTACAGAAAGAGATGTAATTAACCTTATCGTTGCTTCAAAACAACCTAGAGACCAATTCTACAACGTAGAAGAAGCTCAAGAATTAGTTGATAAAGGACTTAAAGTTATTGACTGAGCATCTACAACAAAAGAAGGTGAAGAACCAGACCTTGTAGTTGTTGCATCAGGTACAGAACCAAACTTAGAAGCTTTAGCAACAGTTTCAATTCTTAACAAACACTTCCCAGAAATGAAGATTAGATTTGTTAACGTAGTTGATTTATTAAGATTACGTCACCCAAGTATCGATCCACGTGGATTAAGCGATGAAGAATTCAACGCAATCTTCACAGAAAACAAACCTGTATTATTCGCATTCCACGGATTTGAAGGATTAATTCGTGACATCTTCTTCTCACGTAAAAACCACAACTTATTCGTACACGGATACAGAGAAAATGGTGATATTACTACATCATTCGACATTCGTTTAATGTCTGAAATGGATAGATTCCACATGTCTATTACAGCTGCTAATGCAGTATATGGTGATAGATCACAAGAATTCGTTGAATTAATGAATGAAAAAATCGCATACCACAACAGATACATTAAAGAAGTTGGAATTGACATTGATGAAGTTAGATACTGAAAATGAGAAGGTCTTAACAAATAA
- a CDS encoding RluA family pseudouridine synthase, translating into MKEIEVKYSERLDKYVSNNSDISRNDIKSLVEQHCVYVDDILVNKPKFTVREGQVIKITKVIDKEIKVEPKEMELEILYDDDYLCVLNKPSGLTVHPAPGHYDDTLVNGLLYHFKNNLSNENGLLRPGIVHRIDKDTSGLLIVAKTNEAHNLLAEMFATHSIKRSYLAICDGVIENSKLKLVLPIGRSSKDRLKMEVTNRNSKPAVTYVTLLKAFYLDGLPKSLVKCELETGRTHQIRVHMAHIKNPVYGDPVYNKAIDDKGQRLHAYKLTFIHPITQKEMVFFSKPPKEFDVADFDFDKFIQEESTK; encoded by the coding sequence ATGAAAGAAATAGAAGTAAAATACTCAGAAAGACTTGATAAATATGTATCAAATAATAGTGATATTTCCAGAAATGATATTAAGTCTTTAGTTGAACAACATTGCGTTTATGTTGATGATATTTTAGTAAATAAACCTAAATTCACAGTACGTGAAGGTCAGGTAATTAAAATTACTAAAGTAATTGATAAAGAAATTAAAGTAGAACCTAAAGAAATGGAACTAGAAATCTTATATGATGATGATTACTTATGTGTTTTAAACAAACCAAGTGGTCTTACAGTGCACCCTGCTCCAGGTCATTATGATGATACTTTAGTAAATGGATTACTTTATCATTTTAAAAATAATTTATCAAATGAAAACGGGCTACTTCGCCCAGGGATCGTACATAGAATTGACAAAGATACTAGCGGACTTTTAATTGTAGCTAAAACTAATGAAGCCCATAACTTACTAGCTGAAATGTTCGCAACTCATAGCATTAAACGTTCATATTTAGCTATTTGTGACGGTGTTATTGAAAATTCTAAACTTAAATTAGTTCTCCCAATTGGTCGTTCAAGTAAAGATAGATTAAAAATGGAAGTTACTAATCGAAATTCAAAACCAGCTGTTACTTATGTAACTTTACTCAAAGCATTTTATTTAGATGGATTACCTAAATCACTTGTGAAATGTGAACTTGAAACAGGTAGAACACACCAAATTAGAGTACATATGGCTCACATTAAAAATCCAGTTTATGGAGATCCAGTTTACAACAAAGCTATTGATGATAAAGGTCAAAGATTACATGCTTATAAATTAACCTTTATCCACCCAATTACACAAAAAGAAATGGTATTTTTCTCAAAACCACCTAAAGAATTTGATGTAGCTGATTTTGATTTTGATAAATTTATTCAAGAAGAAAGTACAAAATAG
- a CDS encoding exonuclease domain-containing protein, with amino-acid sequence MEKNYIVLDIETTGLSPKNCEITEIAAIKVIDGKIVDEFSELICIKGDLPAFITQKTHITKAMLHGKRDVKYVLADFLDFIQDLPLVGHNIINFDYGFLDYFAQKELSRSIKNELIDTLYLARQNLSLPRNTLGHLCDYYDIKYSAEQNHRALADVICTQKVYEKLTFKPSTQVNNAKRVISYDYTVENNKPDLTARIMDSNLLEEFNIVLTGNMPYSRSSIENIITSNGGRVMNTVSKATSFVVYGDMSTPTNKYKKAIERNVRIVGFDAFKALLEELKIID; translated from the coding sequence ATGGAAAAGAACTATATAGTACTTGATATTGAAACTACCGGTCTTTCACCGAAAAATTGTGAAATTACCGAAATCGCTGCAATTAAAGTAATTGATGGAAAGATTGTTGATGAATTTTCTGAATTAATTTGTATTAAAGGGGATTTACCAGCTTTTATTACACAAAAAACTCATATAACAAAAGCGATGTTACATGGAAAACGTGATGTTAAATATGTACTTGCAGATTTTTTAGATTTTATTCAAGACCTTCCACTTGTTGGACATAATATTATAAATTTTGACTATGGATTTTTAGATTATTTTGCACAAAAAGAACTATCTCGTAGTATTAAAAATGAATTAATAGATACATTATATTTAGCTCGGCAAAATTTATCTTTACCTAGAAATACTCTAGGTCATTTATGTGATTATTATGATATTAAATATTCAGCAGAACAAAATCATAGAGCTCTTGCGGATGTTATTTGTACACAAAAAGTTTATGAAAAATTAACTTTTAAACCTAGCACGCAGGTAAATAATGCTAAAAGAGTAATAAGTTATGATTATACTGTTGAAAATAATAAACCAGATTTAACAGCTAGAATTATGGATTCAAATTTATTAGAAGAATTTAATATTGTATTAACAGGAAATATGCCTTATAGTAGAAGTAGTATTGAAAATATAATTACTTCTAATGGTGGTAGAGTAATGAACACAGTTTCAAAAGCAACATCATTTGTTGTTTATGGAGATATGTCTACTCCTACAAATAAGTACAAAAAAGCTATTGAAAGAAATGTCAGAATAGTTGGATTTGATGCTTTTAAAGCTTTATTAGAAGAGCTAAAAATCATAGATTAA
- a CDS encoding MAG0920 family protein — protein MLFDVILYLTIGFIFKSENMLFYYQIYRFRRGLLWNETKLQQLFFDGTWEVWKRIRNKFIIPTFIYCISIFSILVILLIVFISLNISAGQIVCTALLFLNIMSLIIVAVYYQIYVRKPKKLLKEWENLNSSFPNEKLFDNKLDLNNNQAQQIDLIFGKHKFIYLKDSEFYNYKYSERPLNLSIGGGHVWFFLSKSYKVKNKKYFIYKYIILSKDNLFLDGYDFDPHMLIDNYKTYVLEEK, from the coding sequence ATGCTTTTTGATGTGATACTTTATTTAACAATAGGTTTTATTTTTAAAAGCGAAAACATGCTGTTTTACTATCAAATTTATAGATTCCGTAGAGGTCTCTTGTGAAATGAAACTAAATTACAACAACTCTTTTTTGATGGAACTTGAGAAGTATGAAAAAGAATACGAAATAAATTTATAATTCCGACATTTATTTATTGTATTTCCATATTTTCAATTTTAGTAATACTACTAATAGTGTTTATATCATTAAATATTTCTGCTGGTCAAATTGTATGTACAGCATTATTATTTCTCAATATTATGTCATTAATAATTGTGGCTGTTTATTATCAAATTTATGTTAGAAAACCTAAAAAATTATTAAAAGAATGAGAAAATCTTAATTCAAGTTTTCCGAATGAAAAATTATTTGATAATAAATTAGATTTAAATAATAATCAAGCACAACAAATTGATTTAATTTTTGGTAAGCATAAATTCATTTATTTAAAAGATTCAGAATTTTATAATTATAAATATTCAGAAAGACCTTTAAATCTATCCATCGGTGGTGGTCATGTTTGATTTTTTCTATCAAAAAGCTATAAAGTTAAAAACAAAAAATATTTTATTTATAAATATATTATTCTTAGCAAAGATAACTTATTTTTAGATGGATATGATTTTGATCCTCATATGTTAATAGATAATTACAAAACCTATGTACTTGAAGAGAAATAA
- the upp gene encoding uracil phosphoribosyltransferase — MLKIINHPLIDIKLTKMRDKNQDHLVFRNNLNEIASLMVYEILRDYQTKEKEIITPLNQKFNGKTFDKEIVLVPILRAGLGMVDGILNLVPQARVGHIGMYRNEETLQPVPYFYKMPEVDKDSLIIVVDPMLATGNSAVEAIKVLQNDGFNNIQLVCLVGVQNGVQAVENAFGKDFKIYLASLDDKLNKQGYIEPGLGDAGDRIFGTK, encoded by the coding sequence ATGTTAAAAATTATTAATCACCCTTTAATTGATATTAAACTTACAAAAATGCGTGATAAAAATCAAGACCATTTAGTATTTAGAAATAATTTAAATGAAATTGCTTCATTAATGGTGTATGAAATTTTAAGAGATTACCAAACTAAAGAAAAAGAAATTATTACACCATTAAATCAAAAATTTAATGGAAAAACTTTTGATAAAGAAATAGTTTTAGTACCTATTTTAAGGGCTGGACTAGGAATGGTAGATGGGATTTTAAACCTAGTTCCACAAGCTAGAGTAGGACATATTGGAATGTATCGTAATGAAGAAACACTTCAACCTGTTCCATACTTTTATAAAATGCCTGAAGTAGATAAAGATTCATTAATTATTGTTGTAGACCCTATGCTTGCGACAGGAAATTCGGCTGTGGAAGCAATAAAAGTGCTTCAAAATGATGGATTTAATAACATTCAATTAGTTTGTTTAGTAGGGGTACAAAATGGTGTGCAAGCTGTCGAAAACGCCTTTGGTAAAGACTTTAAAATATATTTAGCATCACTAGATGATAAATTAAATAAACAAGGATATATTGAACCAGGTTTAGGAGATGCTGGGGATAGAATTTTTGGAACTAAGTAA